The bacterium genomic interval TGATTCGAATCCCTATCATTGCTTATACGGCTGAAGGTTTTACGCAAAATATCGACGGTCCAGAGGTTGACGCGACCCGATGTAGAATCGACCTGACCCACGGCCAGTTTCTTTTCATCATTCGATAGGGTTGGCTCAATGATTTGCCCTGGACCTCCCAGATCAGCTGTCTGTTTCCCTGTACGGTCCATCCAAACAAGCTGTGTGTTGATCAGGTCCACATTCGAATAGGAAAGCACACCATTCCTGGAAACGGAAAAAGCATGGTAGGCGCCATCAAAGCTGATATTTTCAACAATCGGAAAAGCTTCTCCGGTCATTTCCAGTTTTTCCAAGTCGAAGGGACTCACCATCAAATTGTTCTCGCGGACAAACAGCATCCAACCCGGTTCTATGATCTCAGCGCGCCCGGTATTGTTTAATACCTGATTGATGTTTTTTGAATCCAGACTGCCGATATAAATTCCTCGACTTTCCAAAGAGCCACCAACTTGAACCAGGAAATGATTTCCATCCGGCAAAAATTGTGGGTGAATCGTTGTACGGTCGGGAACTTCGGGGAAGACCGAAACAGGATTTCCGCTGCCGGTGGCCCGGACACGAAGGAGTGTTGTAGCTGTGAAGTTTGGTGAAAAAATAATCACTCCATCCTTGTTCCAACTTCCACCTCTTCCGACCGGCGCCTCACAAATTGTCTGAGGGGGACCTTCCTGCATATCAATTTTCTTCAATTTTCCATCAGCGAAAAAACCGATATAGCGATTGTCCGGAGCCCAGAAGGGATAGATCGCATTACTTGTGCCAGGCAATTTTTTCGCGTTTGCCCAATCGGTCGATCTGACCCACAACGCAGTTTCCCCCGTGAGAGTTTTTGCGACGAATGCCACACTTTTTCCATTCGGCGAAATCGAGAGCTGGCCACTGATCCGCGTTTCCCCTTCCGGAACAATGGAAAGTCTGACCAGGGACTTGTCCTTCGGTGCGCGCGTTGTATAAAACAGAACAGCGACGGCAAGCAAAATGAGAGTCGCAGCGATCCACCCGATTCGTTCCCAATTTCTGGGGCGAACCACTTTGCCGGCGACTGCTGTCTGTGTGCTTTGCGATGTTTCTGAAATCCATTTCAATTCACTCGCGATATCTTGAGCATTTTGCCAACGTTCCTCCGGATCTTTTGCAAGACACTTTCTTATGACGTGATCTAAAGCCGCGGGGACCAATGACTGGACGCTGGAAACAGACGGCGGGTCTTTGGAAAGGATCGAAGAGATCAGCGCTGCCTTGCTTGATCCTGTGAACGCGCGTTTTCCGGTAATCATCTCGTAGAGCACTTCGCCAAACGCAAAGATATCGGTGCGTTGATCCGCTT includes:
- a CDS encoding serine/threonine-protein kinase; translation: MITEVIRQKKMKKVYGNVWLNRRLMILTSGSKLGPYEIIAPVGAGGMGEVYRAKDTRLDRIVAIKVLPSHFSENPQMKQRFEREARTISSLTHPNICALYDVGHHNGTDFLVMEFLEGQSLSNRLEKGPLAVEQVLKYGVQIAEALDRAHRQGVIHRDLKPANIILTKSGAKLLDFGLAKYQLKEKAPAASHLETREKPLTEEGTILGTVQYMAPEQLEGKEADQRTDIFAFGEVLYEMITGKRAFTGSSKAALISSILSKDPPSVSSVQSLVPAALDHVIRKCLAKDPEERWQNAQDIASELKWISETSQSTQTAVAGKVVRPRNWERIGWIAATLILLAVAVLFYTTRAPKDKSLVRLSIVPEGETRISGQLSISPNGKSVAFVAKTLTGETALWVRSTDWANAKKLPGTSNAIYPFWAPDNRYIGFFADGKLKKIDMQEGPPQTICEAPVGRGGSWNKDGVIIFSPNFTATTLLRVRATGSGNPVSVFPEVPDRTTIHPQFLPDGNHFLVQVGGSLESRGIYIGSLDSKNINQVLNNTGRAEIIEPGWMLFVRENNLMVSPFDLEKLEMTGEAFPIVENISFDGAYHAFSVSRNGVLSYSNVDLINTQLVWMDRTGKQTADLGGPGQIIEPTLSNDEKKLAVGQVDSTSGRVNLWTVDILRKTFSRISNDRDSNHYASLWSGDGSKVVYSARSEKSFDIYEQTASGTAPKRILLSMESAQFADDWSKDGKYILFESEDEKTKYDLWFLPLSGDRKPQPYVRSEFNEAHGRFSPDGKWVAYGSDEIGRSEIYVRRFPDAGSGKWQISTGGGDQPYWRGDGKELYYLAPDGKIMAVEVNAGDTFDASVPTALFPTFVIPQGLVGSDRNQYVVTSDGQRFLINSSPAQAIFAPIMIVFNWMEMLKK